The proteins below are encoded in one region of Candidatus Lokiarchaeota archaeon:
- a CDS encoding BMP family ABC transporter substrate-binding protein, with the protein MNKQTTAIVVIIVLVVAIGAGIVFLGPMLFPAPTNVAIVFATGGLGDKSFNDAAYEGAQRAKTELGWDFTYVEPTEISEYEGYLRDYANPESGETYELIISIGFDQAEALNKTAKDYPNQRFAIVDMVVDQPNVSSLIFSASEGSALVGAIAGMYTETNHIGFLGGMDIPLINEFAAGYLWGANYTNEGIDYSVNYVGEWANPTAGQSLANGMYTDGADIIFAAAGQSGLGAFTAAKNNGTDHDTYVIGVDSPQMYLGCEDPENPEPPTACITSMLKRVDVAVFETIEDVYNDEFQPGIRVWNLANGGVGYETNEDLLTLPDDIITTVEDLKQKIIDGNVTVPTSKYW; encoded by the coding sequence ATGAATAAACAAACAACAGCCATAGTCGTTATCATTGTGCTAGTTGTGGCTATAGGTGCTGGAATTGTATTCCTTGGACCTATGCTCTTCCCTGCACCCACCAATGTTGCCATTGTTTTCGCGACAGGTGGATTAGGCGACAAGTCGTTCAACGACGCCGCCTATGAGGGAGCTCAACGAGCCAAGACCGAGTTAGGCTGGGATTTCACGTACGTCGAACCGACTGAGATTTCAGAGTACGAAGGCTATCTCCGGGATTATGCAAATCCTGAATCCGGAGAAACCTACGAGCTGATTATATCCATCGGATTCGATCAAGCAGAAGCCTTGAACAAAACGGCCAAAGACTACCCGAACCAACGTTTTGCTATAGTTGATATGGTAGTAGACCAGCCCAATGTGTCGAGCCTTATTTTCTCGGCAAGCGAGGGATCAGCTCTTGTTGGTGCAATAGCAGGAATGTACACAGAAACCAACCATATTGGTTTTCTGGGTGGGATGGATATCCCTCTAATTAATGAGTTTGCTGCTGGATACCTATGGGGCGCAAACTACACCAATGAAGGCATAGACTACTCAGTCAATTATGTTGGTGAGTGGGCAAACCCCACAGCGGGTCAGAGCTTAGCAAACGGAATGTACACTGATGGCGCTGACATTATTTTTGCTGCAGCTGGTCAGTCTGGATTAGGTGCTTTTACGGCAGCCAAGAATAACGGGACCGATCACGACACCTATGTTATTGGTGTTGATAGCCCCCAGATGTATCTGGGATGTGAAGATCCAGAGAACCCTGAACCACCAACTGCCTGTATCACGTCGATGCTGAAGCGGGTAGATGTCGCTGTATTTGAGACAATCGAGGACGTCTATAACGATGAGTTCCAGCCTGGAATTCGTGTCTGGAATCTTGCTAATGGTGGAGTTGGTTACGAAACCAATGAAGACTTGTTAACGCTACCAGACGACATCATAACCACGGTTGAGGACCTTAAGCAGAAAATCATTGACGGCAACGTCACTGTACCAACAAGCAAGTACTGGTAA
- a CDS encoding alpha/beta fold hydrolase codes for MIFTKLIGMFVTQPTMTVAKLVRGEDETSTIVFVHGAGGSAGTWMMQLRGLSDRLRVVALELNGHGDTPDREPEDVDGTYLEDIKRIVREYQKPILAGHSMGGALAQLYALKYPDEISGLVLIGTGAKLKVHPNVFDAIDSGMDKYLELVEQFMFSKETDDEVIQASLKEIRQCPRSVIRRDFEMCNNFDIMNEVSQIDLPTLILVGADDLMTPPKYAKYLHENIPNSEFHVIDNAGHGVMVEQPSELNSMVMQWTERILNLSD; via the coding sequence TTGATTTTCACAAAACTGATAGGCATGTTTGTTACCCAACCAACCATGACGGTTGCAAAGCTAGTTCGTGGAGAAGACGAAACCTCCACAATCGTGTTTGTTCATGGTGCTGGAGGCTCAGCAGGCACATGGATGATGCAACTCCGAGGTTTATCAGACAGGTTGCGTGTTGTTGCTCTGGAATTGAACGGGCATGGAGATACACCAGATCGAGAACCAGAAGACGTAGATGGTACCTACCTGGAGGATATCAAGAGGATTGTCCGCGAGTATCAGAAACCAATTCTGGCTGGGCATTCCATGGGGGGTGCACTCGCCCAATTGTACGCACTGAAATACCCAGACGAAATTTCAGGTCTAGTACTCATTGGCACTGGTGCCAAGCTCAAAGTCCACCCAAATGTGTTTGATGCCATCGACTCGGGCATGGACAAATACCTAGAACTCGTCGAACAATTCATGTTCAGCAAAGAGACTGATGATGAAGTGATTCAAGCTTCTCTGAAGGAGATCCGCCAATGCCCCAGAAGCGTCATCAGACGGGACTTTGAGATGTGCAACAACTTCGATATCATGAACGAAGTAAGTCAAATCGATTTACCTACGCTCATTCTCGTTGGAGCAGATGACCTCATGACTCCACCAAAATACGCGAAGTACCTGCATGAAAATATCCCCAACTCAGAATTTCATGTTATTGATAATGCCGGCCACGGTGTTATGGTTGAGCAACCAAGCGAATTGAACAGCATGGTAATGCAGTGGACTGAAAGAATACTAAATCTATCTGATTAA
- a CDS encoding DUF4440 domain-containing protein — protein sequence MTKDDLFEFCEEWLSTWTGNQPEKLIEFYAEDAQYMDPKHRQGLQGRDEILEYFRKLLRKYHDWVWTPIEVFPIERGFIVKWECEIHVGAEELTEMGVDIVELEEGKITRNEVYFDRTRMMRAVEMERKRQKLIR from the coding sequence ATGACAAAAGACGACCTCTTTGAATTCTGTGAAGAGTGGCTTTCGACATGGACTGGAAACCAACCAGAGAAGCTGATTGAATTCTACGCTGAGGATGCTCAGTATATGGATCCAAAACATCGACAGGGTCTGCAGGGCCGAGATGAGATTCTGGAATATTTTAGGAAGTTATTGCGGAAGTACCACGATTGGGTATGGACCCCGATTGAAGTCTTCCCGATTGAACGCGGATTTATTGTTAAATGGGAATGCGAAATCCATGTGGGTGCTGAGGAATTGACTGAAATGGGGGTCGACATTGTTGAGTTGGAAGAGGGTAAGATAACGCGAAACGAAGTCTATTTCGATAGAACCCGGATGATGCGCGCAGTCGAGATGGAACGAAAGAGGCAGAAATTAATCAGATAG
- a CDS encoding MFS transporter, with protein sequence MHMIQLHVQFIPTWSWVSIDYPLDGVYHMSNEQTTKKVPTDRKERVGWYLYDLANTSFTVLIVTALFPLYFRLLVGNETLGDAMWGYAGSITMIVIALSSPVLGAIADFGGSKKKFMGFYTSICIIFTAMMIFLPPILPTESGPFSFPPVLGLDIWVWAWLIFIIANIGFQGALPFYNAWLPEISTEENIGRIGGYGFAAGYVGAMATILIALVTTFVYGLPYTYAFILSALFFLVFSIPSFIMLKSRPAKKLPGEEDIGIARVGFRRVANTLRQIRNYEGLPLFLVAYFLFSDAITTVIYYAAIFGAAVYAFDTTMTLVFFAVTQLAAIPGAFIFGSIADRIGTKKTLISTLFIWIAALLIAYLFVGFGQTIWWIVGMIAGVGMGSSQSTARSMFGQFIPEEKKTEMYGFYALTGKFAAILGPFVYGSVLLLVNPQQLPSLTIEAHMAAMLVILLFFVVAILLLLKVRQPVKGEAEVYLEDDIPFAVE encoded by the coding sequence ATGCATATGATACAATTGCATGTGCAATTTATACCCACTTGGTCGTGGGTAAGTATAGACTACCCGCTAGATGGAGTGTATCATATGAGTAATGAACAAACAACAAAAAAGGTGCCAACCGACCGAAAAGAACGGGTTGGCTGGTATCTCTACGATCTTGCCAATACGAGTTTCACAGTGTTGATAGTAACGGCCCTTTTCCCCCTATATTTCCGTCTTCTCGTTGGAAATGAAACGCTTGGAGACGCCATGTGGGGATATGCTGGAAGCATAACGATGATTGTCATAGCACTGAGCTCACCAGTGCTTGGAGCGATTGCTGACTTTGGAGGATCCAAGAAGAAATTCATGGGCTTCTATACAAGCATCTGCATCATATTTACAGCCATGATGATTTTCCTGCCGCCGATCCTTCCTACAGAGTCAGGACCTTTCAGTTTTCCACCTGTGCTGGGACTGGATATCTGGGTATGGGCATGGCTGATATTCATCATAGCAAATATTGGCTTTCAGGGCGCCCTGCCATTCTATAACGCGTGGTTGCCCGAAATTTCAACTGAAGAGAATATTGGCCGTATCGGTGGGTATGGATTTGCTGCTGGATATGTTGGTGCCATGGCTACAATTTTGATAGCGTTGGTTACGACCTTCGTCTATGGTCTCCCATACACCTATGCCTTCATTCTAAGTGCCCTGTTTTTCCTGGTCTTTTCTATTCCCAGCTTCATCATGCTGAAAAGCCGTCCAGCGAAGAAACTTCCTGGAGAAGAGGATATCGGAATTGCAAGAGTCGGTTTCAGAAGGGTGGCAAATACACTGAGACAGATACGAAACTACGAAGGACTTCCATTATTCCTTGTAGCCTACTTCTTATTCAGTGATGCAATAACGACAGTTATCTACTACGCAGCCATCTTCGGTGCTGCCGTCTATGCTTTCGATACAACAATGACGCTCGTTTTCTTCGCAGTAACGCAATTGGCAGCTATACCAGGTGCCTTCATTTTCGGTTCGATTGCTGATAGAATCGGTACGAAAAAAACGCTGATCTCTACCTTGTTCATCTGGATTGCAGCCTTATTGATAGCGTATTTGTTTGTCGGATTTGGTCAGACAATATGGTGGATTGTTGGCATGATTGCGGGTGTTGGCATGGGTTCATCACAAAGCACAGCACGCAGTATGTTTGGACAGTTCATTCCTGAGGAGAAAAAGACGGAGATGTATGGGTTCTATGCCCTCACCGGAAAATTCGCTGCTATACTGGGACCGTTTGTATACGGATCAGTGCTGCTCTTGGTGAATCCACAGCAGTTGCCATCACTTACAATAGAGGCACACATGGCTGCTATGCTGGTTATTCTTCTTTTCTTTGTTGTAGCAATACTGCTGTTACTGAAGGTAAGGCAACCAGTTAAAGGAGAAGCGGAAGTTTATCTGGAGGATGATATTCCGTTTGCCGTAGAATAG
- a CDS encoding M24 family metallopeptidase gives MMHKLEDVQLTRTRIRPDEHRNRIDSLKSKLDEKDIRTFVVLSSKNIFYLSGFSFIPTERPIALIIHNGEAHAFVPSLEIDHIEQQVPFLAQVFSYYEYPDHTHPMEVFSEVLTSELHVQPKTIASEAPGFSGYWGYQGPSFEKATGLKFKIPSDIVMDMRVVKEPAEIELMSKSAKWASKAHYYLQEYTEIGKNEIEVTIRASSDASDDMVNALGDDYHPTGFSMFPATALYRGQIGPNSYYPHALSRGLIFSEGDTLVTGATSDLYGIQSELERTMFMGEPSSKQRKLFEAATAAQSAALSAAGPGVKCADVDKAARRTLKEHGVFELARHHTGHGLGLEGHERPFLDIGSEEEMKPGMIFSCEPGVYAEGIGGFRHSDTFVVTDQGIDVLTEYPLDMEELIIG, from the coding sequence ATGATGCATAAGCTGGAGGACGTTCAATTGACTCGCACAAGAATTAGACCTGATGAGCATCGAAACCGGATAGATTCGCTTAAGAGCAAGCTAGATGAAAAGGATATCCGAACCTTCGTTGTTCTGAGTTCCAAGAACATATTCTATCTTAGTGGTTTTTCGTTTATTCCTACTGAGCGTCCTATCGCGCTCATTATCCACAATGGAGAAGCGCATGCGTTTGTTCCATCACTTGAGATTGATCATATAGAACAGCAGGTACCATTTCTCGCGCAGGTGTTTTCTTACTATGAGTATCCCGACCACACGCATCCAATGGAAGTCTTCTCAGAAGTCCTTACCTCCGAGCTGCACGTGCAGCCCAAGACTATTGCATCTGAAGCGCCCGGTTTCTCTGGCTATTGGGGATATCAGGGGCCCAGTTTCGAAAAGGCAACAGGTCTCAAATTCAAGATTCCGTCCGACATAGTAATGGATATGCGTGTTGTGAAGGAACCAGCAGAAATTGAGCTCATGAGCAAATCAGCCAAATGGGCCAGTAAAGCACATTATTACCTTCAGGAGTACACAGAAATAGGAAAGAATGAGATAGAGGTAACAATCCGAGCTAGTTCAGATGCTTCAGATGACATGGTCAATGCCCTCGGAGATGACTATCATCCAACAGGCTTCAGCATGTTTCCCGCTACCGCTCTTTACCGTGGACAAATCGGTCCGAACTCTTATTATCCACACGCTCTTTCTCGCGGTTTGATCTTCTCTGAGGGTGATACACTCGTAACAGGTGCCACTTCTGATCTGTACGGAATCCAGTCGGAATTGGAACGTACTATGTTTATGGGGGAACCAAGCTCGAAACAAAGGAAATTGTTTGAAGCGGCAACCGCTGCTCAGTCTGCAGCCCTTTCCGCAGCTGGTCCTGGCGTGAAGTGTGCGGACGTGGATAAGGCAGCTCGAAGAACTCTGAAAGAACATGGCGTATTCGAATTAGCACGACATCACACTGGTCACGGACTTGGGCTGGAAGGTCATGAACGGCCATTTCTTGATATCGGATCGGAGGAGGAAATGAAACCCGGCATGATATTCTCATGTGAGCCAGGTGTTTATGCAGAGGGTATTGGAGGCTTTCGTCACAGTGATACATTTGTTGTAACAGACCAGGGAATAGACGTACTAACTGAATACCCGCTTGACATGGAAGAGCTCATCATTGGGTAA